Proteins found in one Poecilia reticulata strain Guanapo linkage group LG6, Guppy_female_1.0+MT, whole genome shotgun sequence genomic segment:
- the kiaa1143 gene encoding uncharacterized protein KIAA1143 homolog: MNKGKASGVSWVKPAEPSFLKKFKTDVGYKEGPNVDTKRQAMPTPDDDSGSDREDELPQVVVLKSGDLSADEVKKLKGELRAEGESEKGEEAPDGKILFKKPAKRLSSDKFQGITASSSKKKKEDRAEQEEDKDRKSGKKVKNNSLLSFGDDEEEEND, from the exons ATGAATAAAGGGAAAGCAAGCGGCGTGTCGTGGGTCAAACCGGCCGAACCGTCCTTTTTGAAGAAGTTTAAAACCGACGTGGGATACAAAGAAGGACCAAATGTGGACACCAAG CGTCAGGCGATGCCCACGCCGGACGACGACAGCGGAAGCGACCGAGAAGACGAACTGCCTCAAGTCGTGGTCCTAAAAAGCGGAGACCTGAGTGCAGACGAAGTGAAGAAGCTCAAGGGTGAACTGCGAGCCGAAGGCGAGAGCGAGAAAG GTGAAGAAGCTCCGGACGGCAAAATTCTCTTCAAGAAACCAGCCAAGCGCTTGTCCTCTGACAAGTTCCAGGGCATCACTGCCAGTTccagcaagaagaagaaggaggacagagcagagcaggaggaggacaAGGACAGAAAATCTGGgaagaaagttaaaaataacagtCTGCTGTCATTCGGAGAcgatgaagaggaagagaacGATTAA
- the LOC103465892 gene encoding transmembrane protein 42, with translation MDSSSVYALSAGFLAAAGSLSAKLTLGADYLREMCESGLSGWTQGPGGATRCDWLHVPLRLSCGVLLLSCNTLMWTMFSKALRHGSSSAGVTVTTTASNFISSAVIGRLIFGETHSTLWWTGISLTLCGLLVLHSATPHMSPQEAEKKDK, from the exons ATGGATTCCAGCTCTGTTTACGCGCTGTCAGCCGGCTTTCTGGCCGCTGCTGGTTCTCTGTCTGCGAAGCTAACCCTCGGTGCAGACTACCTGAGGGAGATGTGTGAGTCCGGCCTGAGCGGCTGGACGCAGGGTCCCGGCGGAGCCACACGGTGTGACTGg CTCCATGTTCCCCTTCGGCTGTCGTGTGGAGTCCTGCTACTCAGTTGTAACACTCTAATGTGGACGATGTTCTCCAAGGCTCTCCGTCATGGCTCGTCTTCAGCAGGGGTCACCGTCACCACCACCGCCTCCAACTTCATCTCCTCT GCTGTCATTGGGAGACTCATCTTTGGTGAGACTCACAGCACCCTCTGGTGGACGGGCATCTCTCTCACACTGTGTGGACTGTTGGTGCTGCACAGTGCGACTCCTCACATGTCCCCACAAGAGGCCGAGAAAAAGGACAAGTGA